A DNA window from Aythya fuligula isolate bAytFul2 chromosome 4, bAytFul2.pri, whole genome shotgun sequence contains the following coding sequences:
- the LRIT3 gene encoding leucine-rich repeat, immunoglobulin-like domain and transmembrane domain-containing protein 3, with protein sequence MYLFFYLHLIMSFLEEACGFCPSQCTCIYHGRSDGTGTRSVLCNDPDMFEIPVNVPVDTVKLRIEKTVIRRIPTEAFYYLVDLKYLWVTYNCVANIDISSFYNLKQLHELRLDGNLLSTFPWESLAEMPNLRTLDLHNNKLTSIPADAGRYLRNLTYLDISSNRLTTLPSDLMDVWPPFSEAVPRKSTDVLQTQRVILGLQDNPWFCDCRISKLIEFSKIVDTSIVLLDPLVSCSGPENLAGILFQRAELEQCLKPSVMTSATKITSPLGSNVLLRCDATGYPTPQLTWTRSDNIPVNYTVIQETPGEGVRWSIISLTGISYRDAGEYRCKAKNLAGMSEAAVTVTVVGVVTTTVSPQKYGRKQEAERQNATVGESKKGPERTTTPLLTTSTTTALITTERSTSARVTDKKQSRPVVDGKKISKAVTSGSKKQSGEMSKKGEETKQIEEANEKGEEKAAAMAEQNVTVKNLKVISETDERVTLTWKTVNASNNAAVTVLYSKYGDKDMLPLSTDPSKNKVTIEGLQPSTQYMACVSPKGVPPTKEQCIIFTTDRLNDESTSQFPILILASSAACVVVLPLIIFLLYKVLKLRVKPKTAKEADLAKETYVKFETLSLKPRAVNAGGELWARRYTNESERLLLCSRSSMDSQMTFKSEGSRSEYLC encoded by the exons ATGTATCTGTTTTTTTACTTACACCTCATAATGAGCTTTCTTGAAGAAGCATGTGGTTTTTGTCCTTCACAATGCACTTGCATTTACCATGGCCGAAGTGATGGCACTGGAACAAG GTCTGTGCTCTGCAATGACCCTGACATGTTTGAGATCCCCGTGAATGTTCCTGTGGACACTGTAAAACTTCGAATAGAAAAAACTGTCATACGAAGGATCCCGACCGAAGCCTTTTACTACCTAGTAGATCTCAAGTACCTGTGGGTAACTTACAACTGCGTGGCCAACATCGATATCAGCAGCTTCTACAACTTGAAGCAGCTGCATGAGCTACGGCTGGATGGTAATCTGCTCTCGACTTTCCCCTGGGAATCTCTGGCAGAGATGCCCAACCTGCGGACTCTTGACTTGCACAACAACAAATTGACCAGCATCCCGGCCGATGCTGGCAGGTACCTGAGGAACCTCACCTACCTGGATATATCCAGCAACAGGCTGACCACCTTGCCGTCAGACCTGATGGACGTTTGGCCCCCCTTCTCAGAAGCTGTCCCCCGCAAGAGCACGGATGTTCTGCAGACCCAGAGGGTCATTTTGG GTTTGCAGGACAACCCATGGTTTTGTGACTGTCGCATTTCAAAGCTAATTGAATTTTCCAAAATCGTGGACACCTCAATTGTCCTTCTTGATCCACTGGTTTCATGTAGCGGACCTGAGAACCTGGCAGGGATCTTGTTCCAGAGAGCAGAGTTAGAGCAGTGTCTTAAGCCATCCGTGATGACATCGGCAACAAAAATCACCTCCCCGCTGGGAAGCAATGTTCTGCTACGCTGCGATGCAACCGGGTACCCAACGCCGCAGCTTACATGGACTAGGTCAGACAATATACCAGTGAACTATACAG TAATTCAAGAAACACCTGGAGAGGGTGTCAGATGGTCCATAATAAGCTTGACAGGGATTTCATACAGGGATGCAGGGGAATACAGATGTAAAGCGAAGAACTTGGCAGGAATGTCAGAAGCTGCCGTCACTGTCACAGTGGTTGGTGTAGTTACTACAACTGTGTCGCCACAGAAGTACGGAaggaagcaggaggcagagagacAGAATGCCACAGTGGGGGAATCCAAGAAGGGACCTGAGAGAACCACCACACCTCTTCTCACCACGTCAACCACCACAGCACTGATTACCACTGAAAGATCAACGAGTGCCAGGGTTACTGACAAGAAGCAATCCAGGCCCGTGgttgatggaaagaaaatttcGAAGGCAGTGACAAGTGGAAGCAAAAAGCAGAGTGGGGAGATGAGCAAGAAAGGTGAGGAGACAAAGCAGATTGAGGAGGCAAATGAAAAAGGtgaagagaaggcagcagctaTGGCTGAGCAAAATGTTACTGTGAAGAACCTAAAAGTGATCAGTGAAACAGACGAAAGAGTGACCCTAACTTGGAAAACTGTCAATGCCTCAAACAACGCTGCAGTGACTGTGTTATATTCAAAGTATGGCGATAAAGACATGTTGCCTCTGAGCACAGATCCTAGTAAAAACAAAGTCACAATTGAAGGTTTGCAACCTAGTACTCAGTATATGGCATGTGTCTCACCCAAAGGAGTGCCACCTACAAAAGAGCAGTGCATTATTTTCACTACTGATAGGTTAAATGATGAAAGCACATCTCAGTTTCCTATTTTGATATTGGCCAGCAGTGCAGCATGCGTGGTTGTTTTACCTTTGATAATTTTCTTACTCtacaaagttttaaaactcCGTGTGAAACCCAAAACTGCTAAGGAAGCTGACCTTGCAAAAGAGACCTATGTAAAGTTTGAAACTCTCTCTCTCAAGCCTCGAGCAGTGAATGCAGGAGGGGAGCTCTGGGCACGAAGGTACACCAATGAATCAGAAAGACTTCTCCTCTGTTCTAGGTCAAGCATGGATTCTCAAATGACTTTCAAAAGTGAAGGCTCTAGATCTGAGTACCTCTGTTGA